A part of bacterium genomic DNA contains:
- a CDS encoding DUF2029 domain-containing protein has translation MVLKHHRLFAVATAVLLAFLLYQGRLFFPYPFEASARALVSLAEWALVSAAFLGWGGLLHRALVGTGQSAPLAHAWALGAATTATLMGYLAPFWYPNVFFAAPWLVIGIVLLVLRRSRFELGASVASPILWLLVPFAVCAVLLAFAPPLSLDALVYHLGIPKQFALQGQAYEMPWNILSYFPLHAELLFGLTLELDKTGILAQLLHLGAAFWTLTVVVRTGTREFGRLAGGLAAVILFSIPVYCLISGWAWNDWFVLLYAALALDQVLLLRTAHSSRRYLLAAVFLGSAAAVKYTALPMLALLVVGFSKQNRRLMPAAALAAALLLGPWYGKNLVQKANPVFPFFSTLQGTGSLTDYRGDVEAADRWLGYLGRRDMVDESVGLLWIAGVPLGLWILVSARRRLWPLGAVAALYLITAVIFHPTVRAFGPLFLVGSWLNAQGIVVLARTKWSRRIVFAVTGFLLWTNLFQVLWVMRHYEPLGVALGFDSRESYLETGQSYYPAYRWLADNSEPEDVVLIVGESRVFYLERPVIAGCYLDQPPLSGFLRETSPEAAVRGLRKAGVSHILVNWSQYRVAPTRPPTTDELLFFSDPGTDAVLKNLLAERARLVFQNGPTEIYRLQAAP, from the coding sequence TTGGTCCTCAAGCACCACCGTCTTTTCGCTGTAGCCACGGCTGTGCTGCTGGCCTTTCTGCTCTATCAAGGTCGCCTCTTCTTTCCCTACCCCTTCGAGGCCTCCGCCCGTGCACTGGTCTCGCTCGCCGAGTGGGCGCTCGTTTCGGCGGCGTTTCTCGGCTGGGGAGGTCTGCTCCATCGCGCGCTCGTGGGTACTGGCCAGTCTGCGCCGCTCGCCCACGCCTGGGCCTTGGGAGCCGCGACGACCGCCACTCTGATGGGCTATCTGGCGCCGTTCTGGTATCCGAACGTGTTCTTTGCGGCGCCCTGGCTGGTGATCGGTATCGTGCTCCTGGTCCTGCGGCGTTCGCGATTCGAGCTCGGCGCCAGCGTCGCCAGCCCGATTCTCTGGCTGCTCGTGCCTTTTGCCGTGTGCGCGGTCCTCCTCGCATTCGCTCCCCCTCTCTCCCTGGACGCTCTCGTCTACCACCTGGGGATACCAAAACAGTTTGCGCTCCAGGGCCAGGCCTATGAGATGCCATGGAACATCCTGTCCTACTTTCCTCTGCACGCCGAGCTCCTCTTCGGCCTCACCCTGGAGTTGGACAAGACCGGAATCCTGGCCCAGCTGCTCCACCTCGGCGCGGCCTTCTGGACTCTGACGGTCGTCGTTCGGACGGGAACCAGGGAGTTCGGGCGGCTTGCCGGCGGCCTGGCGGCAGTCATCCTGTTTTCGATTCCCGTGTACTGCCTGATCTCCGGCTGGGCCTGGAACGACTGGTTCGTTCTTCTCTACGCCGCACTCGCGCTCGATCAAGTCCTGCTACTACGAACGGCCCACAGCTCGCGCCGCTACCTACTCGCGGCCGTCTTCCTGGGATCGGCAGCAGCGGTCAAGTACACCGCTTTGCCGATGCTCGCCCTACTGGTGGTGGGATTCTCGAAGCAAAACCGGCGTCTTATGCCGGCGGCCGCCTTGGCAGCCGCACTGCTCCTCGGGCCCTGGTACGGCAAGAACCTGGTGCAGAAGGCCAATCCCGTGTTCCCCTTTTTCTCGACCCTCCAGGGGACCGGATCCCTGACCGACTATCGCGGCGACGTCGAAGCGGCTGACCGGTGGCTCGGTTACCTGGGCCGCAGAGACATGGTGGATGAAAGCGTAGGCCTGCTTTGGATCGCCGGTGTGCCTCTTGGTCTTTGGATTCTGGTCAGCGCGAGGCGACGGCTCTGGCCTCTCGGCGCGGTCGCGGCCCTCTACCTGATCACGGCCGTGATCTTCCATCCCACCGTGCGCGCCTTCGGCCCTCTCTTCTTGGTCGGATCTTGGCTGAACGCCCAGGGCATCGTCGTCCTGGCACGAACGAAGTGGTCCAGACGCATCGTGTTCGCAGTCACAGGTTTTTTGCTCTGGACGAATCTTTTCCAGGTACTGTGGGTCATGCGCCACTACGAGCCGCTCGGAGTCGCGTTGGGGTTCGATTCTCGCGAGAGCTACCTCGAGACCGGGCAATCCTATTACCCGGCCTACCGCTGGCTTGCGGACAACAGCGAGCCCGAAGACGTAGTGCTGATCGTTGGCGAAAGCCGCGTCTTCTACCTCGAGCGGCCGGTGATCGCCGGGTGCTATTTGGATCAACCGCCACTGAGCGGTTTCCTCCGCGAGACCAGTCCGGAGGCGGCCGTGCGCGGGCTCCGAAAGGCCGGCGTCTCTCACATTCTGGTGAACTGGTCCCAGTACCGCGTTGCCCCCACCCGACCGCCCACGACCGACGAGCTGCTCTTCTTCTCGGACCCGGGCACCGACGCCGTTCTCAAGAACCTGCTGGCGGAGCGAGCCCGATTGGTCTTTCAAAACGGCCCCACCGAAATCTACCGACTCCAGGCGGCGCCATAG
- a CDS encoding sulfatase: MSWRRIGSSLGVLAFAFFLSEPAAAQSPQALARPNILLIMLDDLGTELSIYGHPLVSSPSFERLAARALRFDGAYVQATICNPSRTSLLTGLRPDSTGILTNKVFFREFVPEAITLPRLFRQNGYVTASVGKIFHGVDKGWQDPEAWDRVVVPEGPTLLGRGGKNHAIQKKGKTMATWRAAPGGDEDQKDGQHARDAILLLESIANRSSPFFLAVGLSKPHEPYVAPKRYFDLYRLREIEPPVVPEVRSPLLPLALPSPKQVVFDRLKLKKKQKAIRAYYAATSFADAQLGRILDALDRLSLWRNTVVVVVSDHGFHLGEHGWWGKRTVFEESARVPLLVYKPGMRASGESARGLVEVVDIYPTLAELGGLEAEGPLDGTSFVRLLNRPGRAGKAGAYTQVQQGKNSGRSVRTRRWRYTEWNGGDRGVELYDHSVDPGEYLNLAELPEFDGVVRELKILLEDGFGSASWFDS; the protein is encoded by the coding sequence GTGAGTTGGCGAAGGATCGGCAGCTCTCTGGGTGTACTGGCCTTTGCCTTCTTCTTGAGCGAACCTGCTGCCGCGCAGTCACCCCAGGCGCTTGCCCGCCCCAACATTCTGCTGATCATGTTGGACGACCTGGGCACCGAGCTGAGCATCTACGGACATCCGCTCGTTTCCTCGCCGAGCTTCGAGCGGTTGGCGGCTCGGGCTCTCCGCTTCGACGGCGCCTATGTCCAAGCTACGATTTGTAACCCGAGTCGGACCTCCCTGCTGACCGGGCTGCGTCCCGATTCCACCGGGATCCTGACGAACAAGGTTTTCTTTCGCGAGTTCGTCCCCGAGGCGATCACGCTGCCGCGACTCTTCCGCCAGAACGGCTACGTCACCGCGAGCGTCGGCAAGATCTTCCACGGTGTGGACAAGGGCTGGCAGGATCCCGAGGCCTGGGACCGGGTCGTGGTACCTGAAGGACCCACCCTCCTCGGAAGAGGAGGCAAGAACCATGCGATCCAGAAGAAAGGGAAGACAATGGCCACTTGGCGCGCCGCGCCCGGTGGGGACGAGGATCAGAAGGACGGTCAGCACGCCCGCGATGCGATCCTGTTGCTCGAGAGCATCGCGAACAGGTCCTCGCCCTTTTTTCTTGCCGTTGGCTTGAGCAAACCCCATGAGCCTTATGTTGCGCCCAAGCGCTACTTTGACCTGTACCGCCTTCGTGAGATCGAGCCACCGGTGGTACCGGAAGTCAGATCTCCGCTCCTGCCCCTGGCCCTTCCGAGTCCGAAGCAAGTGGTGTTCGACCGTCTGAAGCTGAAAAAGAAGCAAAAGGCGATCCGGGCCTACTACGCCGCAACGTCGTTCGCGGACGCGCAGCTGGGTCGAATCCTTGATGCGCTGGATCGCCTGTCTCTTTGGAGGAACACGGTCGTGGTCGTCGTGTCGGATCACGGTTTTCACCTGGGAGAACATGGGTGGTGGGGGAAACGCACCGTGTTTGAGGAATCCGCCCGCGTTCCGCTCCTCGTCTATAAACCTGGGATGCGAGCATCTGGCGAAAGCGCCAGGGGGCTGGTCGAGGTGGTCGACATTTACCCGACACTGGCTGAGCTTGGCGGGCTCGAAGCCGAGGGTCCTCTCGACGGAACCAGTTTCGTCCGGCTCCTGAACCGGCCGGGAAGGGCGGGGAAGGCGGGTGCGTACACCCAGGTGCAGCAGGGCAAGAACTCCGGCCGGTCGGTGCGTACCCGCCGATGGCGCTACACCGAGTGGAATGGCGGAGACAGAGGAGTCGAGCTCTACGATCATTCGGTCGATCCTGGAGAATACCTGAACCTGGCCGAGTTACCCGAGTTCGACGGCGTCGTCAGGGAGCTGAAGATCCTGCTGGAAGACGGCTTCGGCAGCGCTTCATGGTTCGATTCGTAA
- a CDS encoding mechanosensitive ion channel family protein, which yields MVIENLIASLRLLIPAGIAAVVTLLVVAGLHLLLGRWVRSRHRGQVRLAATLLVSVVGLLIVTVFLPIDDTLRAQVIGLGGVLIVALASTTLLGNAIAGVLLRVVGNFELGDWVRVEGQFGRVTERGLFHTEIATEDRDLTTLPNLYLVTKPVTVVRASGSIITADVSLGYDVGHERIKEILKKAAKSVSVGEPPEELQEVFVHVRELGDFSVVYRVGGLLKNVKLLLSARSRLRGAMLTALHEVDVEIVSPSFMNTRALASDKRFLPNSILEKLAVHRALADVREPETVLEEVATDKADEAEKAELRGDGSVALEADRVDEESRLQQAGVEVERESGEREDL from the coding sequence ATGGTGATCGAGAATCTGATCGCGTCACTTCGATTGTTGATCCCGGCGGGGATAGCGGCCGTAGTGACCCTCTTGGTTGTCGCGGGCCTTCATCTGCTGCTGGGTCGATGGGTTCGTTCTCGTCATCGCGGGCAGGTTCGGCTCGCCGCGACGCTCTTGGTCTCGGTCGTCGGCCTGCTGATTGTCACGGTGTTCCTGCCGATCGACGACACTCTGAGAGCCCAGGTAATCGGTCTGGGCGGCGTCCTGATCGTGGCGCTGGCGTCGACGACCCTGTTGGGCAACGCCATCGCGGGTGTTCTGCTGCGGGTCGTGGGCAATTTCGAGCTGGGAGACTGGGTTCGCGTCGAGGGTCAGTTCGGGCGAGTGACCGAGCGCGGCTTGTTCCACACCGAGATCGCGACCGAAGATCGAGATCTGACGACGCTGCCGAACCTCTACCTGGTCACCAAGCCGGTGACCGTGGTCCGGGCCTCGGGCTCGATTATCACCGCGGATGTTTCGCTCGGCTACGACGTCGGGCACGAGCGAATCAAAGAGATTCTGAAAAAGGCCGCGAAGAGCGTTTCGGTGGGCGAGCCCCCGGAGGAGCTGCAAGAGGTCTTCGTTCACGTCCGCGAGCTGGGCGACTTCTCGGTGGTCTACCGGGTGGGAGGGTTGCTCAAGAACGTCAAGCTGCTGCTTTCGGCGAGAAGCCGATTGAGAGGCGCGATGCTGACGGCTCTTCACGAAGTCGACGTGGAGATCGTGTCGCCCAGCTTCATGAATACGCGAGCTCTGGCGAGTGACAAGCGCTTCCTACCGAACTCCATTTTGGAGAAGCTCGCTGTTCACCGTGCGCTCGCGGACGTGCGGGAGCCTGAAACAGTGCTCGAGGAGGTCGCCACGGACAAGGCCGACGAGGCCGAGAAGGCCGAGTTGCGCGGTGACGGATCGGTCGCTTTGGAAGCGGATCGGGTCGACGAGGAAAGCCGGCTGCAGCAGGCAGGCGTCGAGGTCGAGCGGGAGAGCGGCGAGCGCGAAGACCTCTGA
- a CDS encoding DUF1684 domain-containing protein, translating to MRAVEVWFVRLGALLAVVGGGCSGGAETTAVEPVSDHRSLIESWREERDQSLRKPDGWLTLAGLYWLEEGDNAFGSGEGNAAVFPDGLIDEYTGVLVRDGREVELLPGAGVALTIGGSPVSGATALSLDTSEGGPTIVESGSVAFYAIERGEMIGVRLKDRESRLLTEFEGMEYFPIDEDWRLVGRYELFDEPRVLRTPNILGTVSGEEIFGEVVLEVGGERHSLQPSGDPEDGFFLVFGDQTNGSQTYGGGRFVYAEPVGDDGTVVVDFNKAYCPPCVFTPYATCPLPPPENRLPFRVEAGEKMFGAAH from the coding sequence GTGCGAGCAGTCGAAGTCTGGTTTGTTCGTCTCGGAGCCCTGCTGGCAGTGGTTGGTGGCGGGTGTTCGGGCGGCGCCGAGACGACGGCGGTGGAGCCGGTGAGCGACCATCGTTCGCTGATCGAGTCCTGGCGGGAAGAGCGTGATCAGAGTCTTCGAAAGCCGGATGGTTGGCTGACTTTGGCGGGGCTCTACTGGCTAGAGGAGGGCGACAACGCTTTCGGCTCCGGCGAAGGCAATGCCGCGGTTTTTCCGGATGGCCTGATCGACGAGTACACCGGAGTCCTGGTCCGCGATGGTCGTGAAGTGGAGCTGCTCCCCGGGGCGGGAGTCGCGCTGACCATCGGGGGCTCGCCGGTGTCGGGTGCGACCGCTCTGTCTCTCGATACCTCGGAGGGTGGCCCGACGATCGTCGAGAGTGGCAGCGTTGCCTTCTACGCGATCGAGCGCGGGGAGATGATCGGCGTCCGGCTCAAGGACCGCGAGAGTCGACTGCTTACCGAGTTCGAAGGTATGGAGTACTTTCCGATCGACGAGGACTGGAGGCTCGTCGGCCGCTACGAGCTCTTCGACGAGCCCAGGGTCCTGCGGACGCCCAACATCCTCGGGACCGTGAGCGGGGAAGAGATCTTCGGGGAGGTCGTGCTCGAAGTTGGCGGTGAGAGGCATAGCCTGCAGCCCTCGGGCGATCCGGAGGATGGGTTCTTTCTGGTCTTCGGCGATCAGACCAACGGCTCGCAAACTTACGGCGGGGGCCGCTTCGTGTACGCGGAGCCGGTCGGCGATGACGGCACGGTGGTCGTGGATTTCAACAAGGCCTACTGCCCGCCCTGCGTATTCACCCCCTATGCGACCTGCCCGCTGCCGCCGCCCGAGAACAGGCTGCCCTTCAGAGTCGAGGCTGGCGAGAAGATGTTCGGAGCGGCGCACTAG
- a CDS encoding sulfatase-like hydrolase/transferase, with protein sequence MAFESLPTARSIRGRAACDASLLQGTKQERFRGFWVVLLLISAVAYLGCSGDRGTEPRPGGFVLISLSGLRADALGFQGRQPSPSPSLDALVERALVYERALTTSPNTLTAHVSMLSGLYPAEHRVVPPEGTLAADAPVLAERFAGHGYRTGGFTGGGYLSADFGFDRGFDRFETSTSDGESPFDRAARFVRGVGTDPFFVFVHSDALEEALFEGPFSLGRLIAGHGELTAEVLGKVEASYFEALARLDREVARFVTEIEALDSRGGPVVAITADHGFEFGEHGRVGHAQVYPETLGVPLLLLGPGLKASRIATLVQTVDLAPSFYALAGLPMPPLSGRTLPGLADAAEPRRWAVAEARGRWAQQALFLECEGHLYESVRSKLRGEHDGTWVTRRVTFDTPADQIEFSIVSFLRPRTLRALLDGHEVAELEVGPRWVSRSLPLARQGERKRLTIAAADCESPSDAGAGADRRCLSFKLRGLELSKTELFDLSADPQARVDLSFERSALSARLRRRLARHRWQTTAAPGVTRPRAPTVAAITAKGEYPESPRP encoded by the coding sequence GTGGCGTTCGAGAGCCTGCCGACGGCGCGTTCGATTCGAGGGCGGGCTGCCTGTGACGCGTCGCTGCTTCAGGGGACCAAGCAGGAACGCTTCAGGGGGTTTTGGGTCGTTCTGTTGCTGATCTCGGCGGTGGCGTACCTGGGCTGCTCCGGGGATCGGGGGACCGAGCCTCGACCTGGGGGTTTCGTGCTGATCAGTCTGAGCGGGCTGCGAGCGGACGCGCTGGGGTTTCAAGGGCGGCAGCCCTCTCCCAGCCCTTCTCTCGACGCGCTTGTGGAGCGGGCTCTGGTCTATGAGCGGGCTCTCACCACCTCTCCCAATACATTGACTGCGCACGTTTCGATGCTGAGCGGTCTGTACCCGGCGGAGCACCGCGTGGTCCCGCCGGAGGGGACCTTGGCGGCCGACGCCCCGGTTCTCGCCGAGCGCTTCGCCGGGCACGGATACCGGACGGGCGGATTCACCGGCGGCGGCTATTTGAGTGCCGACTTTGGATTCGACCGCGGCTTCGACCGGTTCGAGACGAGCACGAGCGACGGTGAGTCTCCCTTTGATCGGGCGGCGCGGTTCGTTCGAGGTGTCGGAACCGATCCCTTCTTTGTCTTTGTGCACTCGGACGCGCTCGAAGAGGCTCTCTTCGAGGGCCCCTTCTCGCTCGGTCGGCTGATCGCCGGGCATGGAGAGCTCACCGCCGAGGTGCTGGGCAAGGTGGAGGCCTCCTATTTCGAGGCCCTGGCTCGGCTCGATCGCGAAGTCGCGCGGTTCGTCACCGAGATCGAAGCTCTCGATTCCCGCGGCGGACCGGTTGTCGCCATTACCGCCGACCACGGTTTCGAGTTCGGCGAGCACGGTCGCGTGGGCCATGCCCAGGTGTATCCCGAGACCCTGGGCGTGCCTCTTCTACTGCTCGGGCCCGGTCTGAAGGCGTCCCGGATCGCGACCCTCGTGCAGACCGTCGACCTCGCTCCCTCTTTCTACGCCCTCGCCGGGCTGCCCATGCCGCCGCTTTCCGGGCGGACGCTCCCGGGTCTGGCCGACGCCGCCGAGCCGCGACGGTGGGCGGTAGCCGAAGCCCGAGGGCGCTGGGCCCAGCAGGCACTCTTTCTCGAGTGCGAGGGGCATCTCTATGAAAGCGTCCGAAGCAAGCTCCGGGGTGAGCACGACGGAACCTGGGTGACGCGCAGGGTGACCTTCGATACGCCCGCGGACCAGATCGAGTTTTCGATTGTGAGCTTCCTCCGGCCGCGGACCCTGCGGGCCTTGCTTGACGGTCACGAGGTGGCCGAGCTCGAGGTCGGTCCCCGCTGGGTCTCGAGGAGCCTGCCACTTGCGCGGCAGGGCGAGCGAAAACGGCTGACAATCGCGGCCGCCGATTGCGAGTCACCGAGTGACGCCGGCGCCGGCGCCGACCGGCGCTGCCTTTCGTTCAAGCTGAGGGGTCTGGAATTGTCGAAGACCGAGCTCTTCGACCTCAGCGCCGATCCCCAGGCCCGCGTCGATCTTTCGTTCGAGCGGTCCGCCCTGTCCGCTCGGCTGCGCCGGCGGCTCGCGCGGCACCGTTGGCAGACAACAGCGGCTCCGGGTGTCACCCGACCTCGAGCGCCAACCGTCGCCGCGATTACCGCCAAGGGGGAGTATCCAGAGTCTCCTCGGCCCTAG